In a genomic window of Sulfuriferula nivalis:
- a CDS encoding flagellar basal body P-ring protein FlgI, with protein MKNWKSRLLIACLALISGIAQAVSVKDLANIGGVRQNQLLGYGLVVGLDGSGDQTTQTPFTVQSVESMLRGMGVNLPTGTTLQLKNVAAVMVTSSLPAFAQPGQTVDITVSSMGNAKSLRGGTLLMTPLKGADGQVYAMAQGNVLVSGAGAAVGGAKAQVNHLDVGLIPNGATVERAVLNSLGQDNVISLELKQADFATASLLVNAINQRFGTDTAAALDSRVIQVRTPLGSNQRVAFIGALEALNVTPAPGVAKVVMNARTGSVVMSQAVMLDPCAVSHGNLSVVIKSNPEVSQPAPLSKGKTVVTQAPDIEIKSEPGQVMMLKGGAQLADVVKALNAMGTTPQDLLAILQAMKSAGALHADLEII; from the coding sequence ATGAAAAATTGGAAATCTCGGCTGCTGATTGCGTGTCTGGCTTTGATATCAGGTATAGCTCAGGCAGTTTCGGTTAAGGATCTGGCTAATATAGGCGGTGTACGACAAAACCAATTGCTAGGTTATGGTTTGGTTGTGGGTTTAGACGGCAGTGGTGATCAAACGACGCAAACCCCTTTTACTGTGCAAAGCGTGGAAAGCATGTTGCGTGGTATGGGCGTAAATTTGCCTACGGGTACCACTTTGCAATTAAAAAACGTGGCTGCGGTCATGGTGACGTCGTCCTTGCCTGCGTTTGCACAACCGGGACAGACAGTTGATATCACCGTTTCATCTATGGGTAATGCTAAAAGTTTACGTGGTGGTACTCTGTTAATGACGCCGTTAAAGGGTGCAGACGGGCAAGTGTACGCAATGGCGCAGGGTAATGTACTGGTGAGTGGGGCCGGTGCTGCAGTAGGGGGGGCAAAGGCACAGGTAAATCATTTGGATGTGGGTTTGATTCCTAATGGCGCAACCGTAGAGCGGGCAGTATTGAACTCGCTTGGGCAGGATAATGTGATTAGTTTGGAATTAAAACAGGCCGATTTTGCGACAGCAAGTTTGCTTGTTAACGCAATTAATCAGCGCTTTGGTACAGATACTGCGGCAGCATTGGATAGCCGAGTCATTCAAGTGCGTACCCCGCTGGGGAGCAATCAACGCGTTGCATTTATTGGTGCATTAGAGGCGCTTAATGTGACGCCTGCTCCTGGTGTGGCCAAGGTGGTTATGAATGCGCGGACAGGCTCTGTGGTGATGAGTCAGGCTGTCATGCTAGATCCTTGCGCGGTGTCGCATGGTAATCTTTCAGTTGTTATTAAGAGTAATCCAGAGGTAAGCCAGCCAGCCCCACTATCCAAAGGTAAAACAGTCGTCACCCAAGCTCCAGATATTGAAATTAAAAGTGAACCAGGTCAGGTTATGATGCTAAAAGGTGGTGCCCAGTTAGCGGATGTGGTTAAGGCGTTAAATGCCATGGGTACTACACCGCAAGATTTGCTGGCTATATTGCAAGCGATGAAATCGGCAGGTGCTTTGCATGCGGATCTTGAGATAATTTGA
- a CDS encoding flagellar basal body L-ring protein FlgH: MKTWLLLGMMLTVLAGCGTVPGTIVKEPLTAKPIAPVSTSANNGSIYQANNYRPLFEDRRARLIGDVITIAIAEKTSAGKAASSSGSKSGSMSATIPSIVGLPFKTLQGLGVSATTSGKDADSDALSSTNNFTSTITVTVVDVQSNGNLVVSGEKQISLDKGVEYIRFSGVVSPDAIQAGNVVSSTQVADARIEYRTNSRIDAAAVMAAMSRFFLSVLPF; the protein is encoded by the coding sequence ATGAAAACTTGGTTACTACTTGGGATGATGCTTACTGTGCTGGCCGGATGCGGCACTGTGCCAGGTACCATAGTGAAAGAGCCACTAACAGCTAAGCCAATTGCGCCTGTATCGACGAGCGCAAATAATGGTTCCATTTATCAGGCAAATAATTACCGTCCCTTGTTTGAAGACAGAAGAGCACGTTTGATTGGGGATGTGATAACAATTGCTATCGCAGAGAAAACCAGTGCGGGTAAAGCAGCGTCAAGTTCGGGTAGCAAGTCTGGGAGTATGAGTGCGACCATTCCGAGTATCGTGGGATTGCCATTCAAAACATTGCAAGGCTTGGGTGTAAGCGCAACGACATCGGGTAAAGATGCCGATTCAGACGCTTTATCTTCAACTAATAATTTCACTAGCACTATTACAGTAACGGTTGTCGATGTTCAATCTAACGGTAACTTGGTAGTGAGTGGGGAAAAGCAGATTTCTTTGGATAAAGGTGTTGAATATATACGTTTCTCAGGTGTGGTTAGTCCCGATGCAATACAGGCTGGTAACGTAGTGTCTTCTACACAGGTTGCTGATGCGCGCATAGAATATCGCACAAATAGTCGAATTGATGCAGCGGCCGTTATGGCGGCTATGTCGAGGTTCTTCTTGAGTGTGCTGCCTTTTTAA
- the flgG gene encoding flagellar basal-body rod protein FlgG, which produces MIRSLWIARTGLDAQQTQMDVIANNLANVSTNGFKRSRAVFEDLLYQTLRQPGAQSSQQTQYPSGLQVGTGVRPVATERIFTQGNLQQTGNDKDVAIQGSGFFQVLLPDGTTAYTRDGSMQVDNQGQLVTSSGYVIQPAITIPANAQSLTIGTDGTVSVTQPGVTAAVQVGSLQLATFINNAGLESKGENLYVETGASGSPNTNTPGTNGAGALNQGYVETSNVNVAEELVNMIATQRAYEINSKAITTSDQMLQKLTQM; this is translated from the coding sequence ATGATACGTTCATTATGGATTGCTAGAACTGGTCTGGATGCGCAACAAACGCAAATGGATGTGATCGCGAATAACCTGGCTAACGTCAGTACCAATGGTTTCAAGCGTTCACGTGCCGTATTCGAAGATTTGTTGTATCAAACTCTGCGTCAGCCAGGTGCGCAATCTTCACAGCAAACTCAATACCCTTCTGGCCTGCAGGTAGGTACAGGGGTACGTCCTGTGGCAACTGAGCGTATTTTTACCCAAGGTAATTTACAGCAAACAGGAAATGACAAGGACGTAGCAATACAAGGATCAGGATTCTTTCAGGTATTGTTGCCAGATGGCACTACGGCATATACGCGTGATGGTTCCATGCAGGTAGATAATCAGGGTCAGCTGGTAACCTCAAGTGGTTACGTTATCCAGCCAGCGATTACGATCCCTGCAAATGCGCAAAGTTTGACCATAGGCACTGATGGTACAGTTTCAGTCACTCAACCAGGAGTTACGGCAGCAGTGCAGGTTGGATCTTTGCAATTAGCTACCTTTATTAATAATGCTGGTTTGGAAAGTAAAGGTGAAAATCTTTACGTGGAAACAGGTGCTTCAGGTAGTCCAAATACCAATACGCCTGGAACGAATGGTGCGGGTGCCTTGAATCAAGGATATGTAGAAACATCTAACGTCAACGTGGCAGAAGAACTGGTCAATATGATAGCGACACAACGTGCTTACGAGATTAACAGTAAGGCTATTACGACTTCTGACCAAATGTTGCAAAAACTTACACAGATGTAA
- the flgF gene encoding flagellar basal-body rod protein FlgF — translation MDRLIYTAMTGAKHVIEQQSTVSNNLANAMTNGFRAQLDSFRAVPILSSGLPTRTFVVDSTVGTDFTPGPIQQTGRDLDVAVQGKGWIAVDVGNGTEGYTRDGSLKINENGLLQTEKGMNVMGESGPITIPPDETITISKDGTVSTIPKAGAATSVNVLGRIKLVNPAETDMVRGDDGLFRSKDGKPFDADANVSVVDGSVEGSNVSVVSAMVDMISLGRQFEMQMKLLTNAENNSSKASQILTLT, via the coding sequence ATGGATAGGCTGATTTATACCGCGATGACAGGTGCAAAGCATGTCATAGAGCAGCAAAGCACGGTTTCGAATAACTTGGCTAATGCTATGACTAATGGTTTTCGTGCCCAATTGGACTCGTTTCGCGCAGTTCCAATATTAAGTAGTGGCTTGCCGACACGCACTTTTGTGGTGGACTCAACCGTGGGGACAGACTTTACTCCTGGCCCCATACAGCAAACTGGGCGTGATCTGGATGTAGCAGTGCAAGGTAAGGGGTGGATCGCAGTTGATGTGGGCAATGGCACAGAAGGCTACACTCGTGACGGCAGTTTGAAGATTAATGAAAATGGATTGTTGCAAACCGAGAAGGGTATGAATGTGATGGGAGAGTCTGGGCCTATCACTATCCCACCTGATGAAACCATTACTATTTCCAAGGACGGTACGGTTTCAACCATACCCAAAGCGGGTGCGGCGACTTCGGTGAATGTGCTGGGGCGAATTAAATTGGTGAACCCTGCTGAGACAGATATGGTGCGCGGTGATGATGGTTTGTTTCGTAGTAAGGATGGTAAGCCATTTGATGCGGATGCCAATGTCAGTGTAGTGGATGGTTCTGTAGAAGGCAGTAATGTCAGTGTGGTATCGGCGATGGTGGACATGATTAGTTTGGGACGGCAATTTGAAATGCAAATGAAATTACTGACCAATGCTGAGAATAACTCCAGTAAAGCCAGTCAGATCCTCACTTTAACTTAG